In Liquorilactobacillus nagelii DSM 13675, the following proteins share a genomic window:
- a CDS encoding LysR family transcriptional regulator, with the protein MRLQQLKYLEKVVAVGSINVAAKELFLTQPSLSKAIKELETEMGIQILRRQQTGVILTNDGREFMAYANQILDQVNLLDQKYKKQLPRKQAFSVSAQHYAFVVHAFVELIKSVNTEEFQFTLRETETENIIKDLASFKSEIGVLYLNRFNQKVLQNLFRDSNLEFHPLFHVQPHVFLSRDNPLTQKKSLKLTDLSDYPYLSYEQGDNNSFYFEEEILSNQNYKMNVKVSDRATIFNLMVGINGYTISSGIISSDLNDDKIVSIPLNVAETSTIGWLKHKQMELSPIAQAYLEFLKEHIRKYHFEILNNEL; encoded by the coding sequence ATGCGTTTACAGCAATTGAAGTATTTGGAAAAGGTGGTAGCTGTTGGATCGATCAACGTTGCAGCAAAAGAACTTTTTTTGACTCAGCCAAGTTTATCAAAAGCAATCAAAGAGTTAGAGACAGAGATGGGGATTCAGATTTTACGACGACAACAAACTGGTGTCATTTTGACTAATGATGGTCGTGAATTTATGGCCTATGCTAATCAAATATTAGATCAAGTTAATTTGCTTGATCAAAAATATAAAAAACAACTTCCAAGAAAGCAGGCTTTTTCAGTTTCGGCTCAGCACTATGCCTTTGTAGTTCACGCTTTTGTTGAACTGATAAAAAGTGTGAATACCGAGGAGTTTCAGTTTACTTTACGGGAAACTGAAACTGAAAATATTATCAAAGATTTAGCCAGTTTTAAAAGTGAGATTGGGGTGTTGTACTTAAATCGTTTCAATCAAAAAGTATTACAAAATTTATTTCGTGACAGTAATTTAGAATTCCATCCATTATTTCATGTTCAACCTCATGTTTTTCTTAGCCGGGATAACCCTTTAACTCAAAAAAAATCACTCAAATTAACAGATTTGAGTGATTATCCATATCTTTCTTATGAACAAGGAGATAACAATTCTTTCTATTTTGAAGAAGAAATTTTAAGTAATCAAAATTATAAAATGAATGTTAAAGTTAGTGATCGTGCAACGATTTTTAATCTTATGGTTGGGATAAATGGTTACACGATCAGTTCAGGAATTATTAGTAGTGATTTGAATGATGATAAAATTGTTTCGATTCCATTGAATGTTGCTGAAACAAGCACGATTGGCTGGTTAAAGCATAAACAAATGGAATTATCACCAATTGCTCAAGCGTATTTAGAGTTTTTAAAAGAGCATATTAGAAAATATCACTTTGAAATTTTAAATAATGAACTTTAG
- a CDS encoding valine--tRNA ligase, protein MTREIEMSTKYDPQQVEPGRYQTWLDEKLFRPSGNSKAKPYSVVIPPPNVTGKLHLGHAWDTTLQDMVIRQKRMQGYDTLWLPGMDHAGIATQAKVEARLAEKNISRYDLGREKFIETVWKWKKEYADIIHQQWAKLGLSLDYDRERFTLDEGLSQAVRRVFVALYQKGLIYRGEYIINWDPKARTALSDIEVIHKDTKGAFYHVKYPFLDPQDTYNGEHYIEIATTRPETMMGDVAVAVNPNDERYQAIVGKMLVLPLQGRQIPIIADDYVDPEFGTGMVKITPAHDPNDFGVGNRHHLKRINTMNEDATMNENAGKYQGMDRFTARKAIVADLEDQGYLLRVEPIVHSVGHSERTGVQVEARLSTQWFVKMKPLAEAALKNQKTADRVDFVPDRFENTFSQWMENVHDWVISRQLWWGHQIPAWYHKQTGEIYVGEEAPKDIENWEQDPDVLDTWFSSALWPFSTMGWPNENAADFKRYFPTDTLVTGYDIIFFWVSRMIFQSLEFTGRRPFKHVLIHGLIRDEQGRKMSKSLGNGIDPMDVIEKYGADALRWFLSNGSAPGQDVRFSYKKMDAAWNFINKIWNASRFVIMNLADDTQPTLPEQTTWKLADKWIISRLNQTVADVTRLFDSFEFGEAGRALYNFIWDDFCDWYIEMSKQDLNGTDTAAKAKTQQILCYVLDQTLRLLHPIMPFVTEKIWLTMPHQGKSLVNAAYPVVHAEYNDPAAEKQMENLIELIKAVRNSRAEVNAPLSSAIEILIKPASAEVKQIFETNHDYIERFCHPRKLIIDESIKAPKLSLTSVITGAEVYLPLADLIDLDEEIKRMKKEAAKFASEAERAEKKLANQNFVAKAPEQVVAAEKAKLADYQAKQAAAEQRIKDLQAG, encoded by the coding sequence ATGACAAGGGAAATTGAAATGTCAACCAAGTACGATCCGCAACAAGTTGAACCAGGTCGTTATCAAACATGGTTAGATGAAAAATTATTCCGTCCGAGCGGAAATTCAAAGGCTAAACCATATTCTGTTGTTATCCCCCCGCCTAATGTTACTGGCAAGTTGCATTTAGGTCATGCTTGGGACACAACTTTGCAAGATATGGTTATTCGTCAAAAGAGAATGCAGGGTTATGATACTCTATGGCTGCCAGGCATGGACCATGCGGGAATTGCAACTCAGGCTAAAGTTGAAGCTCGACTAGCAGAAAAAAATATCTCCCGATATGATTTAGGTCGCGAGAAATTTATTGAAACAGTTTGGAAATGGAAAAAAGAATATGCTGATATTATCCATCAGCAGTGGGCCAAGTTAGGTTTGTCGTTAGATTATGATCGTGAACGGTTTACGCTAGATGAAGGCTTGTCTCAAGCAGTTCGCCGTGTTTTTGTTGCACTGTACCAAAAAGGCTTAATTTATCGCGGTGAATATATTATTAATTGGGACCCTAAAGCGAGAACGGCTTTATCTGATATTGAAGTTATTCATAAAGATACTAAAGGCGCATTTTATCACGTCAAATATCCATTCTTGGATCCGCAAGATACTTATAATGGTGAGCACTATATTGAAATTGCGACGACCCGTCCTGAGACTATGATGGGTGATGTTGCAGTTGCTGTTAATCCTAATGATGAGCGTTATCAAGCAATTGTTGGCAAAATGTTGGTTTTGCCGTTGCAAGGACGTCAGATTCCGATTATTGCTGATGACTATGTCGACCCAGAATTTGGAACTGGGATGGTAAAAATTACGCCGGCTCATGACCCGAACGATTTTGGTGTCGGTAATCGTCATCATTTGAAACGAATCAATACAATGAACGAAGACGCGACTATGAATGAGAATGCCGGCAAATATCAAGGCATGGATCGCTTTACTGCCCGCAAAGCGATTGTAGCTGATTTAGAAGATCAAGGCTATCTCTTGCGAGTTGAACCGATCGTCCATAGTGTTGGGCACTCTGAACGAACTGGAGTCCAAGTTGAAGCGCGATTGTCAACTCAGTGGTTTGTTAAAATGAAACCATTAGCTGAGGCAGCTTTAAAAAATCAAAAAACAGCTGATCGAGTTGACTTTGTACCAGATCGATTTGAAAACACCTTTTCCCAATGGATGGAAAATGTTCATGATTGGGTTATTTCACGTCAATTGTGGTGGGGACACCAGATCCCGGCTTGGTATCATAAACAAACTGGTGAAATTTACGTTGGTGAAGAGGCTCCTAAAGATATCGAAAATTGGGAACAAGATCCAGACGTGTTGGACACTTGGTTTTCAAGTGCTTTGTGGCCATTTTCAACAATGGGTTGGCCAAATGAAAATGCTGCTGATTTTAAACGTTACTTCCCAACTGATACCTTAGTTACAGGGTATGACATTATCTTTTTCTGGGTATCACGGATGATTTTCCAAAGTCTTGAATTTACTGGTAGGAGACCATTCAAGCATGTTTTAATCCATGGCCTAATTCGCGATGAACAAGGACGCAAGATGAGTAAATCATTGGGAAATGGGATTGACCCGATGGACGTCATCGAAAAATATGGTGCAGATGCCCTGCGGTGGTTCTTATCCAATGGTTCAGCTCCGGGGCAAGATGTCCGTTTCAGTTATAAAAAAATGGATGCTGCTTGGAATTTTATTAACAAAATTTGGAATGCTAGTCGATTTGTAATCATGAATTTAGCTGATGATACACAGCCGACTTTACCGGAACAGACTACTTGGAAGTTAGCTGATAAGTGGATTATTAGTCGCTTAAATCAGACAGTTGCTGATGTTACTCGCTTATTTGACAGTTTTGAATTTGGTGAAGCTGGTCGGGCATTATACAACTTTATCTGGGATGATTTTTGTGATTGGTACATTGAAATGTCCAAACAAGACCTTAATGGCACTGATACGGCAGCTAAAGCTAAGACACAACAAATTCTGTGCTATGTCTTAGATCAAACTTTGCGGTTACTGCACCCAATTATGCCATTTGTAACTGAAAAGATTTGGCTGACAATGCCACATCAAGGAAAATCATTAGTTAATGCTGCATATCCGGTTGTTCATGCAGAATACAATGATCCGGCAGCTGAAAAGCAGATGGAAAATTTGATTGAATTGATTAAAGCGGTTCGTAATAGTCGAGCTGAAGTTAATGCTCCCTTATCAAGTGCAATTGAAATTTTGATTAAGCCGGCGTCAGCTGAAGTTAAACAAATTTTTGAAACCAATCATGATTATATTGAGCGGTTCTGTCATCCACGCAAATTGATTATTGATGAGTCAATCAAGGCACCAAAACTGTCATTAACTTCGGTGATTACGGGGGCTGAGGTTTATTTACCTTTAGCTGATTTAATCGATTTGGACGAAGAAATTAAGCGCATGAAAAAAGAAGCTGCTAAGTTTGCCAGTGAGGCTGAACGAGCAGAGAAAAAATTAGCTAATCAGAACTTTGTTGCCAAAGCACCTGAGCAGGTTGTGGCAGCTGA
- the rpsD gene encoding 30S ribosomal protein S4, whose translation MSRYTGPSWKISRRLGISLSGTGKELSRRPYAPGDHGQNNRRKLSEYGLQLREKQKLRMMYGMTERQFANLFSRAGKIREGRHGDNFMVLLERRLDNLVYRLGLATTRRQARQLVNHGHITVNGKRVDIPSYEVSVGDVISLRERSKDLKVVKESLEAIVGRPGYVSFDDNKLEGSLVRLPQRDELEAEIDESLIVEYYNKL comes from the coding sequence ATGTCACGTTATACAGGTCCAAGTTGGAAAATCTCTCGTCGTCTCGGAATTTCACTGAGCGGAACTGGTAAGGAATTGTCACGTCGCCCATATGCTCCTGGCGATCATGGTCAAAACAATCGTCGCAAACTTTCTGAATATGGTTTGCAATTGCGTGAAAAACAGAAGTTACGCATGATGTACGGAATGACTGAACGTCAGTTTGCTAACTTATTCTCACGTGCTGGTAAGATTCGTGAAGGCCGTCATGGCGATAACTTCATGGTATTATTGGAACGTCGTTTGGATAACTTAGTTTATCGTTTAGGTTTAGCAACTACCCGTCGTCAGGCTCGTCAGTTGGTTAACCATGGTCACATCACAGTTAACGGCAAACGCGTAGATATCCCTTCATATGAAGTTTCAGTTGGCGATGTTATCTCATTACGTGAACGTTCAAAAGATTTAAAAGTTGTTAAAGAGTCACTTGAAGCTATTGTTGGTCGTCCAGGATATGTTTCATTTGATGATAACAAGCTTGAAGGTAGCTTAGTTCGTTTACCACAGCGTGACGAATTGGAAGCTGAAATTGATGAATCACTGATTGTTGAATACTACAACAAACTTTAA
- the thiI gene encoding tRNA uracil 4-sulfurtransferase ThiI gives MEYTEIMVRYGELSTKGKNRRSFIDRLAFNTREVLHDFEQVIVKAQRDRMHIQLHGADSQQVMDRLQQVFGIQNFSPSIRVERDLESVKQTALAMIKEQFQPGMTFKINTRRSDHDFKLDTNQMNDLLGGYILDNLPGIQVKMKDPDLILRVEIRKNGIFLSGKTIQGAGGLPVGTAGKGLLMISGGIDSPVAGYLALKRGVDLEMVHFFSPPYTSEQALHKAQELTAKLALFGGSIKFIQVPFTEIQETVKHDVPEGYLMTVQRRFMLRLAAAIAQKRDALAIFNGESLGQVASQTLESMVAINDVTSLPILRPVVSLDKNEIIEIAEKIGTFDLSVMPFEDCCTIFAPPAPKTKPRLDRAREYESRLDVSGLMERALAGIKITEIKADEKFLTEEQPAFSEFL, from the coding sequence TTGGAATATACTGAAATTATGGTTCGTTATGGCGAATTGTCAACCAAGGGGAAGAATCGCCGCAGCTTTATCGATCGCTTAGCATTTAATACACGTGAAGTTTTGCATGATTTTGAACAAGTGATTGTTAAAGCGCAGCGTGATCGGATGCACATTCAGCTTCATGGGGCTGATAGTCAGCAAGTAATGGACCGCTTGCAACAAGTTTTTGGCATTCAAAACTTTTCACCATCAATTCGGGTTGAACGTGATTTAGAAAGTGTCAAACAGACGGCTTTGGCGATGATCAAAGAACAATTTCAACCCGGGATGACTTTTAAAATTAACACCCGCCGGTCAGATCATGATTTTAAATTAGATACCAATCAAATGAATGATTTACTGGGGGGGTATATCTTAGATAATTTACCCGGAATTCAAGTTAAGATGAAAGACCCAGATTTGATTTTGCGAGTGGAGATTCGCAAAAATGGGATTTTCTTGTCGGGAAAAACGATCCAAGGGGCAGGAGGACTGCCAGTTGGAACGGCGGGCAAAGGACTTTTAATGATTTCCGGTGGAATTGACTCGCCAGTTGCTGGGTATCTGGCTTTAAAGCGTGGAGTTGATTTAGAAATGGTTCACTTTTTCAGTCCACCTTACACTAGTGAACAGGCATTGCATAAAGCACAGGAATTAACCGCTAAATTAGCCCTCTTTGGTGGCAGCATCAAATTTATTCAGGTACCATTTACTGAAATCCAAGAAACGGTTAAGCATGATGTGCCAGAGGGTTACTTAATGACGGTTCAACGCCGATTCATGTTACGCTTAGCGGCTGCAATTGCCCAAAAACGTGATGCTTTAGCAATCTTTAATGGCGAATCATTAGGTCAAGTAGCCTCGCAAACTTTGGAAAGCATGGTTGCTATCAACGATGTTACTAGTTTGCCAATCTTGCGGCCAGTAGTTTCATTAGATAAAAATGAAATTATTGAAATTGCCGAAAAAATTGGTACGTTTGATTTATCGGTTATGCCATTTGAAGATTGTTGTACGATTTTTGCACCACCGGCACCTAAGACTAAACCAAGATTAGATCGAGCCCGTGAGTATGAGAGTCGTTTGGATGTTTCTGGTTTGATGGAACGAGCTTTAGCTGGAATTAAAATTACTGAAATCAAAGCTGATGAAAAGTTTTTGACTGAAGAGCAGCCAGCTTTCTCAGAATTTTTGTAA
- a CDS encoding GAF domain-containing protein: MNKEHLLVKQVAALVDGEENLIANLANTAALLYNNLPDVSWSGFYCYHPQNQQLILGPFQGNPACTRIAAGKGVCGQAWQQEKTIVVPDVHQFAGHIACDAATNSEIVIPLKNTQTTWGVLDLDSTSFSRFSSLEQTFLEEIAEIIGSLNKTA, from the coding sequence ATGAATAAAGAACATCTATTGGTTAAACAAGTAGCTGCTTTAGTTGACGGAGAAGAGAATTTAATCGCCAATCTGGCTAATACAGCTGCGCTATTATATAATAACTTGCCTGATGTCAGTTGGAGTGGATTTTATTGTTATCACCCCCAAAACCAACAATTAATTCTTGGGCCCTTCCAAGGAAACCCGGCCTGCACCAGAATTGCTGCTGGAAAAGGTGTTTGCGGTCAAGCATGGCAACAAGAAAAAACTATAGTTGTACCTGATGTCCATCAATTTGCTGGCCATATTGCTTGTGATGCTGCCACCAACTCAGAAATAGTTATTCCCTTAAAAAATACTCAAACTACTTGGGGGGTACTTGACCTTGACTCAACTAGTTTTAGCCGCTTTTCTTCTTTGGAACAAACCTTTTTAGAAGAAATTGCTGAAATAATTGGATCTCTAAATAAAACCGCTTGA
- a CDS encoding cysteine desulfurase family protein, whose translation MIYFDNSATTKIAPAVLTTYEQVSKKVWGNPSSLHDLGEQAYGLLEQSRQQIADLLGVQADEIYFTSGGTEGDNWVIKGTAIEKHIYGKHIIASSVEHPAVLNSLAQLEKLGFEVTYLPVDQTGHVSPVDLAKAIRSDTILVSIMAVNNEVGAIQPQLEIAEILKKYPKIHYHIDAVQGIGKGIQSMIMNDRVDFVTFSGHKFHAPRGIGIMYKRRVRKIAPLMSGGGQEKNLRSGTENLPAIAAMARALRLLKENETEKVQQQAAIKKYLHDQLIKYPKVTMFSQVDQTFAPHILCFTIDGVRGETIVHAFEAQQIYISTTSACSSKKHVISGTLHAMKIPEKIATSAIRVSLDENNTMAEAHQFMQVFDQLYHRFAKINS comes from the coding sequence ATGATTTATTTTGATAATAGTGCAACCACAAAAATCGCACCAGCGGTTTTAACCACTTATGAACAAGTTTCTAAAAAAGTTTGGGGAAATCCTTCTTCATTGCATGACTTAGGTGAACAAGCTTATGGTTTGTTGGAACAGTCAAGACAGCAAATTGCCGACTTATTAGGAGTTCAAGCTGATGAAATTTATTTTACTAGTGGTGGTACTGAAGGTGATAATTGGGTTATTAAAGGAACGGCAATTGAAAAACATATTTATGGTAAACATATAATTGCTTCAAGTGTTGAACATCCAGCGGTCTTGAATTCTTTAGCACAACTGGAGAAACTTGGCTTTGAAGTGACCTATCTACCAGTAGACCAGACAGGACATGTTTCACCGGTTGATTTAGCTAAAGCGATTCGTTCAGATACGATTTTGGTATCAATTATGGCGGTCAACAATGAAGTTGGCGCAATTCAGCCTCAATTAGAGATTGCTGAAATTCTGAAAAAATATCCTAAAATTCATTATCATATTGATGCTGTACAAGGAATTGGCAAGGGGATTCAATCAATGATTATGAACGACCGTGTTGATTTTGTAACTTTTTCAGGGCATAAATTCCATGCTCCACGAGGAATTGGAATTATGTATAAACGTCGTGTCCGGAAAATTGCACCCCTAATGAGTGGTGGCGGTCAGGAAAAAAATTTACGGAGCGGAACTGAAAATTTACCGGCAATTGCAGCAATGGCTCGTGCATTACGGCTTTTAAAAGAAAATGAGACTGAAAAGGTTCAACAACAGGCAGCAATCAAAAAGTATTTGCATGATCAGTTAATTAAATATCCAAAGGTTACCATGTTTTCACAAGTGGATCAAACCTTTGCACCACATATTTTGTGCTTCACAATTGATGGAGTTCGTGGAGAAACAATTGTGCATGCTTTTGAAGCTCAGCAAATTTATATTTCGACGACCAGTGCTTGTTCTTCAAAAAAACATGTTATTTCTGGCACCTTACACGCGATGAAAATTCCTGAAAAAATTGCGACTTCAGCTATTAGAGTTAGTTTGGATGAGAATAATACTATGGCTGAAGCACATCAATTTATGCAGGTCTTTGATCAGCTATATCATCGTTTTGCAAAAATTAATTCTTAA
- the ezrA gene encoding septation ring formation regulator EzrA, with protein sequence MTLILGIIIVVAVVGYAIFFYLQRKYAQEIVQQQQQVSTIIQSSLNDDLTNMKEVHLSGETLEHFEQTKQSYLYLVNHRLPEISERLKELQEACSHYRFLAVKRELDTIAAKLRNASELQKKTNREIVNLKSSNQLHQKKRQELEQQYQKLRKTLLAKNFSFGPSIDQLEENLSNLEAAFDHYGKLARQGDYLAADQELRQLEKNTTVLAQQIKQIPPLYRNLKNVFPEQLTELGQGAQQLAKQKYGFKQDLSTELTGLQSALAENIIDLKELKLSIAIKRDQEINQQINDLYDLFEAEIKARQTVQQQRPKLKQFIRHARLQQRELLVELERLQQNYTFNHHEMENGRKLENQLNQLEHNFKQTEQDILEGKPIYSAVLLQQQEQAEKLVVIEKQQTEINQSIQGLWHEEKAARQAAQEFDLEIHRIRRQLGKQNLPGLPKAYLEFFFAVSKSIEQLMTDLEQLKIDLAAITKQLLDIQADLDKLAEKANDITDSAALAEILLQYANRYKTRYPEVAQAAQQAGILFNQKFDYAASLEKIATAIDQVEPGAYQKLEDEYYAKNPKK encoded by the coding sequence ATGACACTGATTTTGGGTATAATTATAGTTGTAGCAGTGGTTGGATATGCGATATTTTTTTATCTGCAGCGCAAGTACGCGCAAGAAATTGTGCAGCAACAGCAACAAGTCAGCACGATTATTCAGTCATCGCTCAATGATGATTTAACCAATATGAAAGAGGTCCATCTTTCAGGAGAAACTTTAGAACATTTTGAACAAACCAAGCAGAGCTACTTATATTTAGTTAATCACCGCCTTCCAGAAATTTCTGAACGATTAAAAGAATTACAGGAAGCCTGCAGCCACTATCGCTTTCTAGCAGTCAAGCGGGAACTTGACACAATTGCAGCTAAGTTACGTAACGCTAGTGAGCTACAGAAGAAAACCAATCGAGAAATTGTAAATTTAAAGAGTAGCAATCAACTCCATCAAAAAAAACGGCAGGAATTAGAACAACAGTATCAAAAATTGCGCAAGACATTACTGGCTAAAAATTTTTCCTTTGGTCCAAGTATTGATCAGTTGGAAGAAAATCTCAGCAATTTAGAAGCGGCATTTGATCATTATGGCAAATTAGCGCGCCAAGGTGATTATCTTGCAGCAGATCAAGAATTGCGCCAACTTGAAAAAAACACGACTGTTTTAGCGCAGCAAATTAAACAAATCCCACCGCTTTATCGAAATTTAAAAAATGTCTTTCCAGAGCAGTTGACTGAACTTGGGCAGGGAGCCCAGCAATTAGCTAAACAAAAGTATGGTTTTAAACAAGATTTATCAACTGAATTAACAGGCCTCCAATCGGCTTTAGCAGAGAATATTATTGATCTGAAAGAATTAAAACTCTCGATTGCCATTAAACGTGATCAGGAAATTAATCAACAAATTAACGATTTGTATGATCTTTTTGAGGCAGAAATTAAAGCACGTCAAACTGTCCAACAGCAGCGTCCAAAATTAAAACAATTTATCCGGCACGCACGTTTGCAGCAACGTGAACTGTTAGTTGAATTAGAAAGGCTACAGCAAAACTATACTTTTAATCATCATGAGATGGAAAATGGTCGTAAACTTGAAAATCAATTAAATCAATTGGAACATAATTTCAAGCAAACTGAACAAGATATTCTTGAAGGAAAACCAATTTATTCAGCAGTTTTGTTGCAGCAGCAAGAGCAAGCAGAAAAATTAGTTGTGATTGAAAAACAGCAAACTGAAATTAACCAGAGTATTCAAGGACTATGGCACGAAGAAAAAGCCGCTCGTCAGGCAGCTCAAGAATTTGATTTGGAAATTCATCGAATTCGCCGACAGTTAGGTAAACAAAATTTACCAGGACTACCAAAAGCTTACTTGGAATTTTTCTTTGCCGTTAGCAAATCAATTGAACAGTTAATGACAGACTTAGAACAGCTTAAAATTGATTTAGCAGCAATTACTAAGCAATTATTGGATATTCAGGCCGATTTGGATAAATTAGCAGAAAAAGCTAACGATATTACAGACAGCGCTGCTTTAGCTGAAATTTTACTCCAGTATGCTAATCGTTATAAGACTCGTTATCCAGAAGTGGCTCAGGCAGCTCAACAAGCTGGAATTTTGTTTAATCAAAAATTTGATTATGCAGCAAGTTTAGAAAAAATTGCTACCGCCATTGATCAGGTTGAACCAGGAGCGTACCAAAAATTAGAAGACGAATATTATGCAAAAAATCCTAAAAAATAA